The Candidatus Woesearchaeota archaeon region AATCGGGAGCGAGCAGTTCAAGATTCTGTATGCTTATCAGCAGGGCGAGATGGCTCTTGTGTACATTGACACATCAGGGAAGTATGCAATTTATGATTCTATTATTGAATTCGCAGACAAGGGATTTTTTTCATCTTCAGAATGCGGCTCTGAAAACGGCTATTCTCTCTGGAAAAATGAAAATGGCGTTGAATGCTATCCGAATAAAAATTCATTAAAGGCGAACTTCACTGAATTCTACCAGGATGCTCTTGACAAATACCTTTCAGCGTACAGCACAGTGATGCTTCCAGATGCAAGGAATTATGAGTTCTTTTTGAGCGAAAATGATAAAATGCTTGAGATAAAGGCAATATCCGATGGTCTTCTTCCGATAAGCCTGCAGGCAACCAGCGCAGTAAGCCTGGGAGGAATCGGAGCAGTCGGATGGCCCGTTGATGAATCAGGAGCAACTATAACCTCATGCTATGGAAGAAGGGATTATGATGTGAGCAGGGCATTGGGGATAAACCCCAGCCACTGGGGAATTGATTTTGCACTGGCTTCTGGAAGCCCGGTGTATGCAGTTGCAGACGGAAAAATAACTTACTCGGGATACAGCGGGAGCTATGGGAACAGGATTGTAATAAGCCATTCTGGGTTCAAGACAACATACAACCACCTCAGCGAGATTGTGAGAAGCTCAGGCGAGGTTAAGCGCGGCGATGTTATAGGAAAAGTTGGAAGCACAGGAAAATCAACTGGAGCCCATATTCATTTTGAGGTGCTGATTGACGGAAACCTTGTAAACCCGCTGTGCTTCTATGACACATCAAAAGAAGTTCTTAAGATAAGTGTTAATGACGGCGGAGACAACAGCTGCAAGAATCTCAGGAGCAGATGCGTTGAGATTTCTGCTGAAGACATTGAAAAAATCAAGGCGCAGACCTATGTGCCTCCTCAGTATCTTGGAAAGGGAAGCATGGGAACAATGCCTAAAAGCCCTGTTCCCATTGAAGAGGAGCTTAGCGGGATTTCATATTCAGTGAATCCCTCATTCAAGGCATCAATTGAGTATTCTTTTGAGGAGTATTACACTCTTGCAAAAAGGGCTGAGGAGATTGCATCAGCATGCTCAGGAAAATCCTACTATGAAAGGGACTCATGCATTAAAGCCCAATCATCTGGGCTTTCAGATTCAGTCATTGAAATAACCCCCTTCTGCAATCCGAAAGAAGCAGATGCCAGCTTGGGAGTTTTTGAGAAGTTCATTGATTACTATCAGAAATGCAGTTCAAATGATGACAACTGCTACTGCCTCTTTGAGCAGGAAGACTCCTCAGATGTCCCTTCTGCAGACGGAAAGCATGTCATAAGGATTGAGGCTGCACCGGATTATTCTGCCTACAATGCAGATTTTTCAGTCAGTGAAAATATGAAAATCGGAATAACAGAATCATTTTACAATGACCTTCCTGAAATAAAATATAAAACCCTGATTTACACTGCAAATTACAACCGCGGAAATTTTGAGAGCGCATCTCTCAGGTTTTATGACGATTTATCGGCATATGAAACAGAATGGGACTTAAGCAGAATAATCATCTACAAAAGCAACGGGGAAATGGCTTTTGTAAGCCCGATTGAATTCTGGAATGATGTTCCTGAGAACAAGTTCCTCACATCAAGGCAGTGCCTTCCTGGAGCCAAGGTGTATTATTTCTGCGCAAAGGTTCTCTCAAACTCAGTTCCTGTCTATGATGCGGGGAAAAAATCAGTTGAAAATGTTAATCCCATTGTAAAGTTCGCCCTTGAGATAAGGTAGATGGCGCGATAGAAAGCAAAAAATTAAAAGCAGTGCATTAAAACTTCTAATTGATGATTTTTCAGGGGATAATATGTTCAAGGTTATAAAAAAAGACAAAAAGAGCAGTGCACGAACAGGAGTTCTTTCAACAGCGCACGGCGATGCAAACACTCCCTTTTTCATGCCAGTTGCAACAAAGGCAGCCCCAAGATACTTATCTCCCCATGATTTAAAGGAGATTGATGTTCAGGCAATAATCTCAAATGCCCTTTTATTGTCGCTTGCGCCTGGAACCGAGATTGTGAAAAATGCGGCGGACATCCACAGGTTCATGAACTTCAATAAGCCGATATTCACAGACTGCGGGGGCTTCCAAATCCTTAGGGAAAGCTTCTTCCGCGGAACAACTGACGAGGGCATAAAATTCCGCTCGCCGTTTGATGGAAGGAACATTCTTCTAACTCCTGAAAACATAATAAGAATTCAGGAGGAGCTTGGTTCAGATGTTGCAATGTGCCTGGACTACTGCCCCCCTTACGGGCTTGATTATCCCGGAACAAAGGATTCAATGGAAAAAACCCATGCATGGGCAAAGAGGTGCAGGAAAGCGCACTCCTCAAAGAGGCAGCTCCTTTTTGGGATAGCGCATGGCGGATTCTACAGGGACTTAAGGGTTAAGAGCATGAAGTTCATGGCAAAGATGAACTTTGACGGAATATCATTTGGCGGGCTCTTTATAGGCGAGCCGAAAAAAGACGCTTATGCAATGATAAATTCCTCAATAAAATACGCTCCAAAAAACAAGCCCCGGTATTTAATGGGACTCGGAAGCCCAGAGGATATTGTAAAGTGCGTTTCACTTGGAATTGACATATTTGACAGCATCTTCCCTGTTGAGAATGCAAGGCACGGCACCCTTTTCACATGGGAAGGAAGGCTTAAGATTGACAATAGAATGTACAGGAATGACTTTTCCCCTATTGACCCAAAATGCGGCTGCCATGTGTGCAGGAATTACAGCAGGGCTTACATCCATCACCTTACAAAAACTCAGGAGCAGCTTGGCTTCAGGCTGAGGATTTACCATAACATTTATTTCATGCAGCGCCTGATGGAGAAAATCAGGGAGTCAATAAAGGAAGGCACCTTCAACAAACTTAAAAAAGACATTGAAAAGAAATACACCAAGGTTCGGGTTTTAAGCGCATCAAACAACAAGAGCAGGATAAGGAAACTGAAATGAGCAAAAAAATCAGGCTGGTGCAGTATCTCGCAAAGACAGGGGAATTTGAGGAGAAATATGATGCTGCGCGCTCAATCCAGTCAGGGCACATCTCTGTTGACGGAAAAAATATAACAAACCCCAATTATGAGATAAGGGAAAGCGCAGATGTGATGCTTAACGGAAAGCATATTCTCCCTTTAAGGAAAATCTACATTGCATTGAACAAGCCAAAGAGGATTTTTTGCCAGAAGTCAAGGGACAGGGAGGCAAAGACAATTTATTCTTTTATCCGCAAGAAGCGCCTGCCCCTCACAGGAAAAGAGATAAACTCTCTTTTCTCAGTTGGACGGCTTGACCAGGACACAACCGGGCTTCTCATTGTGACAAACGACGGAAAGCTAAATGAGCTGATGATGCGCCCAGAGAGAAAAGTTAAGAAGGAATACACTGCGTCAATTGACAAGGAGATTACAGAAGATGCGCTCTCAAAACTTAGGGCAGGAGTTACAATAAAGATTGATGATTTTGACGGAAAGGAGATTGACTATCTAACTAAGCCCTGCTCTGCAGAAAAACTGCCTGGCAAAAAGCTCAGAATTGCAATATCAGAAGGCAAAAAGAGGCAGGTCAAGCTCATGCTGTCCTCTCTTGGATATGAAGTCATATCCCTGCAGAGGGAGTCAATAGGCAATCTAACACTTTCGGGCTTGGGAATAAAAAAAGAAAGAGAAATAAAGGAGATTACTGAAAAGGAAGCGTATGGATTCTGAAGAAGATTCTAAAGAATATTTTAAAAAGAAAAAATCAGATTAAAGAGAGAAATTAAAGATAGAAAAATAATTTAGTCATATTCAAGGCTGTAATGCCCTGCCCGCTGTTTTTGATGAATTCCTGCATGAATAGTGCCTATTAATCTCTGAAGTTCATTGTTATGCTTTATAATGATTCCGAGTATATAATATTATGATTAATAACTGATGCCCCCTGATTCCCGAATGTGAATGATGCTCTCAGCTTTTTTCCCGCCAATACGCCAGACAGCCAGTATTGATCATCTATCCACATCTTTTGCATAGGAAGTGAATTTCGTGCATACCATTCGGGTCTCATCTCTTCAGTTTCTTTTGGCTCTCCATTCCATTTTTTCAAAAAATAAACATGCACTGTCTGGTTCAAGTTTTTCTCTTTAGGCACATCATCAAAATAGAAATCTATTATTGCAACTTTTTCTAAATCAGAAGGAACTGCCTGGATTTTTGCTTCTTCATAAAGTTCCCGGACAGCAGCCTCTTCAATGGTTTCTCCATCCTGGACTTTACCACCGTAGCCGTTTAATTTTTCGGCACCGAATCCTCTTTTTTTCATACCTAATAGAACAGAATTTCCCTTCAAGCAGTAAACTAGCGTAACTGGCCTCATAGCAATATCACTTCGTCTTAGTTGTTCGGGAAAGCGTTAGTCGTTTTCTATTCTTGGCGCAAGGATGAATGCAATCATGAGCTTGTCCACTTCTGCGTATTCAATCCTGAGCGGATAGTCATTGCTGAAGTTTATTGAGACATTATCGCAAAGCTTGCTTGCTGTTATCATTTTCTTCAGGTATTCAATTGAGTATCTTGCCCTCGCCTTTTCGCCCTGCACGCTGATTATTGTGCTTTCAGACTGCTTTATCTCAATCATTGCCTTGCTTAAGTCGCCCTCTGCTGAAATCAG contains the following coding sequences:
- a CDS encoding pseudouridine synthase, which gives rise to MSKKIRLVQYLAKTGEFEEKYDAARSIQSGHISVDGKNITNPNYEIRESADVMLNGKHILPLRKIYIALNKPKRIFCQKSRDREAKTIYSFIRKKRLPLTGKEINSLFSVGRLDQDTTGLLIVTNDGKLNELMMRPERKVKKEYTASIDKEITEDALSKLRAGVTIKIDDFDGKEIDYLTKPCSAEKLPGKKLRIAISEGKKRQVKLMLSSLGYEVISLQRESIGNLTLSGLGIKKEREIKEITEKEAYGF
- a CDS encoding M23 family metallopeptidase → MAFIGKRGNVLVLFLTITSIIIFTFLFMGFFQKEKKMTAGIGSEQFKILYAYQQGEMALVYIDTSGKYAIYDSIIEFADKGFFSSSECGSENGYSLWKNENGVECYPNKNSLKANFTEFYQDALDKYLSAYSTVMLPDARNYEFFLSENDKMLEIKAISDGLLPISLQATSAVSLGGIGAVGWPVDESGATITSCYGRRDYDVSRALGINPSHWGIDFALASGSPVYAVADGKITYSGYSGSYGNRIVISHSGFKTTYNHLSEIVRSSGEVKRGDVIGKVGSTGKSTGAHIHFEVLIDGNLVNPLCFYDTSKEVLKISVNDGGDNSCKNLRSRCVEISAEDIEKIKAQTYVPPQYLGKGSMGTMPKSPVPIEEELSGISYSVNPSFKASIEYSFEEYYTLAKRAEEIASACSGKSYYERDSCIKAQSSGLSDSVIEITPFCNPKEADASLGVFEKFIDYYQKCSSNDDNCYCLFEQEDSSDVPSADGKHVIRIEAAPDYSAYNADFSVSENMKIGITESFYNDLPEIKYKTLIYTANYNRGNFESASLRFYDDLSAYETEWDLSRIIIYKSNGEMAFVSPIEFWNDVPENKFLTSRQCLPGAKVYYFCAKVLSNSVPVYDAGKKSVENVNPIVKFALEIR
- the tgt gene encoding tRNA guanosine(34) transglycosylase Tgt, translated to MFKVIKKDKKSSARTGVLSTAHGDANTPFFMPVATKAAPRYLSPHDLKEIDVQAIISNALLLSLAPGTEIVKNAADIHRFMNFNKPIFTDCGGFQILRESFFRGTTDEGIKFRSPFDGRNILLTPENIIRIQEELGSDVAMCLDYCPPYGLDYPGTKDSMEKTHAWAKRCRKAHSSKRQLLFGIAHGGFYRDLRVKSMKFMAKMNFDGISFGGLFIGEPKKDAYAMINSSIKYAPKNKPRYLMGLGSPEDIVKCVSLGIDIFDSIFPVENARHGTLFTWEGRLKIDNRMYRNDFSPIDPKCGCHVCRNYSRAYIHHLTKTQEQLGFRLRIYHNIYFMQRLMEKIRESIKEGTFNKLKKDIEKKYTKVRVLSASNNKSRIRKLK
- a CDS encoding 8-oxo-dGTP diphosphatase encodes the protein MRPVTLVYCLKGNSVLLGMKKRGFGAEKLNGYGGKVQDGETIEEAAVRELYEEAKIQAVPSDLEKVAIIDFYFDDVPKEKNLNQTVHVYFLKKWNGEPKETEEMRPEWYARNSLPMQKMWIDDQYWLSGVLAGKKLRASFTFGNQGASVINHNIIYSESL